A genomic window from Terrisporobacter glycolicus ATCC 14880 = DSM 1288 includes:
- a CDS encoding iron-hydroxamate ABC transporter substrate-binding protein, with protein MKKIKVLAVLTLALATFGLIGCSSNEAEKQNKDTRVVETVKGEVEIPINPKKIVDISGSSEELLLLEQTVVGTANVDSYDTKNVPSYIKDSLGDVKIVGHSMMETADIEAILALEPDLIIMAPRQEEIYDQLKEIAPTVMLEDKSNDWEAKLKDVAKLFGQEDKVKSWLDAYYKKAEELGKEIKLVNGEDTTYLTVLASSGSFMVFSEGGIGTVLKEDMQLPQPANMPKQDSITLPTVTMEGLSEIDADHIIVIATQSDKSDLESSSVWSEIRAVKEGNVTILDSSPYFSQAYNPIGRELILESIKDAVIK; from the coding sequence GTGAAAAAAATAAAAGTATTAGCAGTGTTAACATTAGCACTTGCAACATTTGGATTAATAGGTTGCTCATCAAATGAAGCGGAAAAACAAAATAAAGATACAAGAGTAGTTGAAACAGTAAAAGGAGAAGTGGAGATACCAATTAATCCTAAAAAAATAGTAGATATATCAGGAAGTAGTGAAGAATTATTATTACTAGAACAAACTGTAGTAGGTACGGCTAATGTGGATTCTTACGATACGAAAAATGTACCATCATACATAAAAGACTCGTTAGGTGATGTAAAAATAGTTGGACATTCTATGATGGAAACAGCAGATATAGAAGCAATACTTGCTTTAGAACCAGATTTAATTATAATGGCACCAAGACAAGAAGAAATATATGATCAACTAAAAGAGATAGCACCTACAGTTATGTTAGAAGATAAATCAAATGATTGGGAAGCAAAATTAAAAGATGTAGCCAAGCTATTTGGACAAGAAGATAAAGTTAAGTCTTGGCTAGATGCTTATTATAAAAAAGCTGAAGAGTTAGGTAAAGAGATAAAATTAGTTAATGGTGAAGATACTACTTACTTAACAGTTTTAGCAAGTTCAGGTTCATTCATGGTATTTAGTGAAGGTGGAATAGGAACAGTTTTAAAAGAAGATATGCAATTACCTCAACCAGCTAATATGCCTAAGCAAGATAGTATAACTCTACCAACTGTTACTATGGAAGGTTTATCAGAAATAGATGCTGATCACATAATAGTAATAGCAACGCAGTCAGATAAATCTGACTTAGAATCTAGTTCAGTTTGGTCTGAAATAAGAGCAGTAAAAGAAGGAAATGTAACTATATTAGATTCAAGTCCATACTTCTCTCAAGCTTACAATCCAATAGGAAGAGAATTAATATTAGAGTCTATTAAAGACGCTGTTATAAAATAA
- a CDS encoding ABC transporter ATP-binding protein has protein sequence MTAISTKNLNISYGNLDIVKDLNLEIPSGKITTIIGANGCGKSTILKTIARILTPKSGDIFINEKNIKEQSSKDLAKTMAVLPQSPQAPKGLTVEELIAYGRFPHQKGFGRLKEDDEDIVTWALEVTGIKEFRDRPIEALSGGQRQRAWIAMALAQQTDILVLDEPTTYLDLAHQLEVLNLLRELNEKHNTTIVMVIHELNNAARFAHHMIGIKKGKIVCEGSSYEVMTKENLKELFNIDSEIMEDPRSKKPVCITYDMVR, from the coding sequence ATGACAGCTATAAGTACTAAAAATTTAAATATATCTTACGGAAACTTGGATATTGTTAAAGACTTGAATTTAGAAATACCAAGTGGAAAAATAACTACTATAATAGGTGCAAATGGTTGTGGTAAATCCACGATTTTAAAAACTATTGCAAGAATATTAACACCTAAAAGTGGTGACATATTTATAAATGAAAAAAATATAAAAGAACAATCTTCAAAAGATTTAGCCAAAACTATGGCAGTACTACCTCAAAGTCCCCAAGCACCAAAGGGACTCACAGTGGAAGAGTTAATAGCTTATGGAAGATTTCCACATCAAAAAGGTTTTGGAAGATTAAAAGAAGATGACGAAGATATAGTAACTTGGGCATTGGAAGTTACAGGAATAAAAGAATTTAGAGATAGACCAATTGAAGCTTTATCTGGAGGTCAAAGACAAAGAGCTTGGATAGCTATGGCTCTAGCTCAACAAACAGATATACTAGTGCTAGATGAGCCAACTACTTATTTAGACTTAGCTCATCAGCTAGAGGTATTAAATTTATTACGAGAATTAAATGAAAAACATAATACTACAATTGTTATGGTTATACATGAATTAAACAATGCAGCAAGATTTGCTCATCATATGATAGGAATCAAAAAAGGAAAAATAGTTTGTGAGGGAAGTTCTTATGAAGTAATGACAAAGGAAAATCTTAAAGAACTATTTAATATTGATTCAGAAATCATGGAAGATCCTAGGTCTAAAAAGCCTGTTTGTATAACTTATGATATGGTAAGATAG
- a CDS encoding sensor histidine kinase, with protein sequence MINNIISDRSLIEKEKKLFEKIIFFVLLVCCIYIFNIFSKIGEEKSYLESTLFFIRSFSSILSVLAFGSCLISYNRLKKDSIFVISLMYLGLSVGIVSGQIDFLSFYYEEYNLFSYITVSTSILRIILLIIAIIPKSKIKTLIVNNKKISIIFVILYTIIFNLVEKNLNFLQYFYSTDFFVIYNYFLTATYFISAIRLLAIGIKDKEYIFVVLASSIFMLAIKAIYAVYAVDTTSFYVKLTSVSITYIIFLIIIAGSFIELYLYINRTKILNENLSLFYNLTDNHKHSFMFICREDGEIIYGNKKFKDYYKINSPEDAKRVKLSFAIMANKLENKDEIIKSLNTKGVWRGIIKNPDESRSVDCSLQVIETLDAKKEFVITYMDVSKLIRKELELEKLKVYNKEKTEFMSNISHELRTPINIFYSTIQLLDISLVKSDKDFKEMYRRYRKTLHVNCKRMLRLINNVVDISKIETGILKGKFDYYNLISIVEDVTLSVVNYAQLKSINIQFDTNEEEFIAKCDPSMIERALLNLLSNAIKFTPENKNIYVNIYVNDDFAEINIKDEGIGISKSDKTAIFERFVQADKSLTRENEGSGIGLSIVKSIIDLHDGYISVESKVGEGSTFKIILPNRCDECIDYKIYDISNYNTELELSDIYEILV encoded by the coding sequence AAATAATATTTTTTGTATTACTAGTTTGTTGCATTTACATTTTTAATATATTTTCTAAAATAGGGGAAGAAAAATCTTACTTAGAATCGACTTTATTTTTTATAAGAAGTTTTAGTTCCATACTGTCAGTATTGGCTTTTGGTAGTTGTTTAATTTCTTATAATAGATTAAAAAAAGATAGTATTTTTGTTATATCTTTAATGTATCTAGGATTATCTGTAGGAATAGTATCTGGTCAAATAGATTTTCTTAGCTTTTATTATGAAGAGTATAATTTGTTTAGTTATATTACTGTATCTACTTCTATACTTAGAATAATTTTGCTAATAATAGCTATAATTCCTAAAAGTAAAATTAAAACATTAATTGTTAATAATAAAAAAATATCGATTATATTTGTAATTTTATATACTATAATCTTTAATTTGGTAGAAAAAAATCTTAACTTTCTTCAATATTTTTATAGTACGGATTTTTTTGTAATATATAATTATTTTCTAACAGCCACATACTTTATTTCGGCAATAAGACTACTTGCTATAGGTATTAAGGATAAAGAATATATATTTGTAGTATTAGCCTCTAGTATTTTTATGCTAGCTATCAAGGCGATTTATGCAGTATATGCAGTAGATACAACATCATTTTATGTCAAGTTAACCTCAGTGTCTATTACATACATAATATTTTTAATTATTATTGCTGGATCTTTTATTGAATTATATTTGTACATAAATAGAACAAAAATACTTAATGAAAACTTAAGTCTTTTTTACAATTTAACTGATAATCATAAACATAGTTTTATGTTTATTTGTAGAGAAGATGGAGAAATAATATATGGTAATAAGAAGTTTAAGGACTATTACAAAATTAATTCTCCTGAAGATGCAAAAAGAGTAAAGTTATCATTTGCAATAATGGCTAATAAATTAGAGAATAAGGATGAAATTATAAAAAGCTTAAATACTAAAGGTGTATGGAGAGGAATAATTAAAAATCCAGATGAAAGTAGATCAGTTGATTGTTCATTACAAGTTATTGAAACTTTAGATGCTAAAAAAGAGTTTGTTATAACTTATATGGATGTATCAAAATTAATACGTAAAGAATTAGAGTTAGAAAAATTAAAAGTATACAATAAAGAAAAGACTGAATTTATGTCTAATATATCTCATGAGCTCAGAACCCCAATAAATATTTTTTATTCTACAATTCAACTTCTTGATATTTCACTAGTAAAATCAGATAAAGATTTTAAGGAGATGTATAGAAGGTATAGAAAAACCTTACATGTAAATTGCAAGAGAATGTTAAGGTTAATTAATAATGTGGTTGATATCTCAAAAATAGAAACGGGAATATTAAAAGGCAAATTTGATTATTATAACTTAATTTCAATAGTCGAGGATGTGACTTTATCTGTTGTAAATTATGCTCAACTTAAATCCATTAATATACAGTTTGACACTAACGAAGAAGAATTTATAGCAAAATGTGATCCATCTATGATAGAAAGAGCATTGTTAAATTTACTTTCAAATGCTATAAAATTTACTCCTGAAAATAAAAATATTTATGTTAATATATATGTTAATGATGATTTTGCAGAAATAAATATAAAAGATGAAGGTATTGGAATATCAAAGAGTGATAAAACTGCTATATTTGAAAGATTTGTTCAAGCAGATAAATCATTGACTAGAGAGAATGAAGGTAGTGGAATAGGATTAAGCATAGTAAAATCTATAATTGATCTTCATGATGGTTATATTAGTGTTGAAAGTAAAGTTGGTGAAGGTAGTACTTTCAAAATAATACTTCCAAATAGATGTGATGAATGTATTGATTATAAAATTTATGATATAAGCAATTACAACACAGAATTAGAACTATCTGATATATATGAAATATTAGTATAA
- a CDS encoding FecCD family ABC transporter permease has product MKKNKKYLLVTGILLSLILITFLVSLNMGSLSIEPFDVIKTFLGQGSNAHEIAIFKLRLPRIVIGILVGTALATSGTILQGVTKNDLADSGILGINSGSALFVVMYIYFMNGNVYDGVSNLTIFTMPIVALTGALFAAFLIYILAWNKGISSSRLLLIGIGVNIAFTSLLTIFQLKFTTQEFNRVMAWTSGSIWGSNWKYVMAILPFIIILMALTLYKSRYLDALNLGDEVATGLGIEVEKERRKLIIYAVVLSGVSTSVAGSIGFLGLVAPHIARKLVGPKHSKLIPTAALIGTLIILVGDTISRNIIAPMEIPVGIVVAIIGVPYFIYLMLAE; this is encoded by the coding sequence ATGAAAAAGAACAAGAAGTATTTATTAGTTACAGGAATATTATTAAGTTTAATATTAATAACATTTTTAGTTAGTTTAAATATGGGATCTCTATCGATTGAACCTTTTGATGTAATAAAAACTTTTTTAGGCCAAGGGTCTAATGCGCATGAGATTGCTATATTCAAATTGAGATTACCTAGAATTGTAATAGGCATATTAGTAGGGACGGCTTTAGCTACTTCAGGCACAATTTTGCAAGGTGTTACTAAAAATGATTTGGCAGACTCAGGAATACTTGGTATAAACTCAGGTTCAGCCTTATTTGTAGTAATGTATATTTATTTTATGAATGGAAACGTATATGATGGTGTAAGCAATTTAACAATCTTCACTATGCCGATAGTAGCTTTAACAGGAGCACTATTTGCAGCTTTTTTAATCTATATACTTGCATGGAATAAGGGAATAAGCTCTTCAAGGTTATTATTAATAGGTATAGGAGTAAATATAGCATTTACTTCATTACTTACAATCTTCCAGCTTAAATTTACTACACAAGAATTCAACAGAGTAATGGCTTGGACTTCAGGTAGTATTTGGGGTTCTAACTGGAAATATGTAATGGCAATCTTACCATTTATAATAATATTAATGGCACTTACACTTTATAAATCTAGATATTTAGATGCACTAAATCTAGGAGATGAAGTAGCCACAGGATTAGGTATAGAGGTGGAAAAAGAAAGAAGAAAATTAATAATATATGCTGTTGTATTATCAGGGGTGTCCACATCTGTAGCAGGAAGTATAGGATTTTTAGGGCTTGTTGCGCCTCATATAGCTAGGAAGTTAGTAGGACCAAAGCATAGTAAATTAATTCCTACAGCAGCACTTATAGGTACTTTAATTATATTAGTTGGAGATACCATATCAAGAAATATCATAGCACCTATGGAAATTCCAGTGGGAATAGTTGTAGCTATAATAGGTGTACCATACTTTATTTATTTAATGTTAGCAGAGTAG
- a CDS encoding FecCD family ABC transporter permease — translation MGKNKKKKIAIIMIILGIMLLVSGIVVSISLGAKNIDIGTIISSIFSDKNDINTKIIRDVRIPRSIAAALVGGFLAVSGAIMQGITRNPIAEPSVMGITQGATFMIAVALVLQKIYPNIVLNSFTKMIFAFLGASISGLLVYFISSRSIRKIDPVKLALAGTAMGTLLISLAMGISMYFNLSQELSFWISGGLTSAKWQGVNLLLIVGGIGFVSAMIMSPKITILSLGEEVAIGLGQKTNLVRLVSLIIVIALTGASVSVAGNIVFVGLIVPQIIRGIIGSDYKYIITLSMLFGSVLLVYSDILSRMINPPYETPIGSLTALLGVPIFIYLVRKES, via the coding sequence GTGGGTAAGAATAAAAAGAAAAAAATAGCAATAATAATGATTATACTTGGGATCATGCTACTTGTAAGTGGTATAGTAGTATCAATATCATTGGGTGCTAAAAATATAGATATTGGAACCATAATAAGTAGTATTTTTTCGGATAAAAATGATATAAATACAAAAATAATTAGAGATGTGAGAATACCAAGATCTATAGCGGCTGCATTGGTTGGTGGATTTTTGGCAGTGTCGGGAGCCATAATGCAAGGTATTACGAGAAATCCTATAGCTGAACCATCTGTTATGGGTATTACTCAAGGAGCTACTTTTATGATAGCTGTAGCTTTAGTCTTACAAAAGATTTATCCTAACATAGTTCTGAATAGCTTTACGAAAATGATATTCGCATTTTTAGGAGCTAGTATAAGTGGACTTTTAGTTTACTTTATAAGTTCTAGGAGCATTAGAAAAATTGATCCTGTAAAACTAGCTTTAGCAGGAACGGCAATGGGAACTTTGTTAATTTCACTAGCCATGGGGATCTCCATGTATTTCAACTTATCACAGGAGTTAAGTTTCTGGATATCTGGAGGACTTACGTCAGCTAAGTGGCAAGGTGTCAATTTACTTCTGATTGTAGGCGGTATAGGATTTGTCTCAGCAATGATAATGTCACCAAAGATTACAATCTTAAGCTTAGGTGAAGAAGTAGCAATAGGATTAGGTCAAAAAACTAACTTAGTAAGATTAGTATCTTTAATAATTGTAATAGCACTTACAGGAGCATCAGTTTCAGTAGCAGGAAATATAGTTTTTGTGGGACTTATAGTTCCTCAAATAATAAGAGGAATTATAGGATCAGATTATAAATATATAATTACCTTATCAATGTTATTTGGATCAGTTTTATTAGTATATAGTGATATATTATCAAGAATGATTAACCCTCCTTATGAAACACCAATTGGATCTTTAACAGCATTGCTTGGGGTTCCAATATTTATTTACCTTGTGAGAAAGGAGAGTTAA